The following are encoded in a window of Rubellicoccus peritrichatus genomic DNA:
- a CDS encoding nucleoside monophosphate kinase — protein sequence MAISTEEPKDESSPQQGQASKKSDNRQIRDLEIKDAQIIFNSVWADIESEYGRENLSFPREILWLNGAPGSGKGTHTRTAMEYRDFTAGPIVVSELLKSPEAKKRIDAGMLVGDREVTYLVLSKLLDPSFESGCVVDGYPRTKVQVECLKHLYAKLNELRAEYLSTLLTHRFPKPYFQIIVLFIDEPESIKRQLLRGERAEIHNEEVRQSGVGELVEIRKTDLDEDAARNRYRTFKDVTYESLKDLREVFHYHYVNAHGSIDLVRKRIINELKYQSSLELEQGTFDRLAQIPVASRIVVHARQELVKRLDSYQEQESELFERVVSLVLDKFMPIVLRHAISGYAIVNSEDGVLDHPLASAMILDIFSERGYHATVDIQREEIPDKIDPKTFKIQTRFKKVFRIHVRFSGSEIRRG from the coding sequence ATGGCTATTTCGACCGAAGAACCCAAGGACGAAAGCTCACCTCAACAAGGACAGGCTTCGAAGAAGAGTGATAATCGCCAGATACGTGACCTTGAGATCAAGGATGCCCAGATCATTTTTAATAGTGTCTGGGCTGACATCGAGAGTGAGTATGGCCGTGAGAATCTGTCTTTTCCCCGTGAAATCCTCTGGCTCAATGGTGCGCCTGGTTCCGGTAAAGGCACACACACCCGTACCGCGATGGAGTATCGCGACTTTACCGCAGGTCCGATTGTTGTCTCCGAATTGCTGAAAAGCCCGGAAGCTAAAAAGCGCATCGACGCCGGTATGCTGGTTGGAGACCGTGAGGTGACTTATCTGGTTCTTTCCAAACTCCTTGATCCTTCTTTTGAGAGTGGTTGTGTGGTCGATGGTTATCCTCGGACGAAAGTTCAGGTTGAGTGTCTCAAACACCTTTACGCGAAACTGAACGAACTTCGTGCTGAGTATTTGAGCACCTTACTGACGCATCGTTTTCCAAAGCCATACTTTCAGATTATTGTTCTGTTCATTGATGAGCCGGAGAGTATCAAGCGCCAGCTCCTTCGTGGTGAACGTGCAGAAATCCACAATGAGGAAGTGCGGCAGTCCGGTGTTGGTGAGCTAGTTGAGATTCGCAAGACCGACCTCGATGAAGATGCGGCCCGTAATCGCTATCGGACTTTTAAGGACGTTACTTACGAATCCCTCAAGGATCTTCGGGAAGTCTTTCATTATCACTATGTCAATGCGCACGGTTCGATCGATCTTGTTCGCAAGCGAATCATTAATGAGCTTAAGTATCAGAGTTCGCTTGAACTTGAGCAGGGCACTTTTGACCGTCTTGCACAGATACCGGTTGCAAGCCGCATTGTTGTTCACGCCCGTCAGGAGTTGGTCAAGCGGCTCGACTCTTATCAGGAGCAGGAATCAGAGCTTTTTGAGCGCGTGGTGAGCCTGGTGCTGGATAAATTCATGCCCATCGTTTTGCGTCATGCGATCAGTGGCTACGCCATTGTGAACAGTGAAGATGGTGTGCTTGATCACCCATTGGCTTCAGCCATGATTTTGGATATCTTTTCCGAGCGTGGCTACCACGCCACTGTTGACATTCAACGTGAAGAGATCCCGGACAAGATCGATCCAAAGACCTTTAAGATTCAGACTCGATTTAAGAAAGTGTTCCGTATTCATGTGCGCTTCTCGGGGTCTGAAATTCGACGCGGGTAA
- the amt gene encoding ammonium transporter, whose amino-acid sequence MNKKISLLKLLAFFAGLTLFAGFFSSGAMAQEEIVDAVVEATSAAEPDEDYLALVEKYGATFDFFTISNLWTLIAAALVFLMHLGFATLESGLAQSKNTVNVLFKNVFIICMGIITYLVWGFNAMYPGDFNGFFAMGTPLTMADYGGTDFSYGGTGLCMTGWSDFIFQAMFAATAATIVSGAVAERIKLHSFMIFATLLVMFAYPVTGSWKWGGGWLDQMGFYDFAGSSLVHAFGGFAALACVLLLGARKGKYLAGGKIKPILGHSMPLATIGVFLLFLGWFGFNGGSVLSADPELVSFVFVTTAVAAAAGGLASILVSWIVIKKPDLSMALNGILAGLVGITAGADSVTLIGSVLIGLISGAIVVFSILIFDKIKIDDPVGAISVHGICGIWGTLAVAIFQQEGAGFSFVTQLIGTLSISAFAFIFSLIFFGIIKVTIGVRVSEEEEYEGLDIGEHGQEAYPDFQGSTKG is encoded by the coding sequence ATGAATAAAAAAATTAGTCTGTTAAAACTCCTGGCCTTCTTTGCCGGACTGACCCTGTTCGCAGGTTTCTTCAGTTCTGGGGCGATGGCCCAGGAAGAAATTGTCGATGCAGTCGTCGAAGCGACTTCCGCTGCTGAGCCGGATGAGGATTACCTCGCACTGGTTGAGAAATATGGCGCTACATTCGACTTCTTCACCATCAGTAACCTTTGGACTCTGATTGCAGCTGCTCTCGTGTTCCTGATGCACCTTGGCTTTGCAACGCTTGAGTCAGGTCTTGCTCAGTCAAAGAACACTGTGAACGTTCTGTTCAAGAATGTGTTTATCATCTGCATGGGTATCATCACATACTTGGTATGGGGCTTCAATGCTATGTATCCTGGAGACTTTAACGGTTTCTTTGCCATGGGGACGCCGCTTACGATGGCTGATTATGGCGGGACTGACTTCTCCTACGGTGGAACCGGCCTTTGCATGACCGGTTGGTCAGACTTCATCTTCCAGGCCATGTTTGCTGCAACTGCTGCAACCATCGTTTCCGGTGCTGTTGCTGAACGCATCAAGCTGCACAGCTTCATGATTTTCGCCACATTACTGGTGATGTTTGCTTATCCTGTTACTGGTTCCTGGAAGTGGGGCGGTGGCTGGCTCGACCAGATGGGCTTCTATGACTTCGCTGGTTCATCATTGGTTCACGCATTTGGCGGATTCGCAGCTCTGGCATGTGTGCTTCTACTTGGAGCTCGTAAGGGCAAGTATCTTGCCGGTGGCAAGATCAAGCCAATCCTTGGCCACTCCATGCCATTGGCTACAATCGGAGTTTTCCTCCTGTTCCTCGGTTGGTTCGGATTTAATGGTGGTTCAGTTCTTTCGGCTGATCCGGAGCTTGTTTCTTTCGTCTTCGTAACGACGGCTGTTGCCGCTGCTGCGGGTGGTCTTGCTTCAATCCTGGTTTCATGGATTGTGATTAAAAAGCCTGACCTTTCCATGGCACTCAATGGTATCCTTGCTGGTCTCGTTGGTATCACTGCTGGTGCAGACTCAGTCACGCTGATCGGTTCTGTTTTGATTGGTCTCATCTCCGGTGCCATCGTGGTCTTTTCGATTCTTATCTTTGACAAGATCAAGATCGACGACCCAGTTGGTGCGATTTCCGTTCATGGTATCTGCGGTATTTGGGGCACACTTGCTGTTGCTATCTTCCAACAGGAAGGTGCTGGCTTCAGCTTCGTAACTCAGTTGATCGGCACGCTGTCCATTTCAGCATTCGCCTTTATCTTCTCTCTAATCTTCTTTGGCATCATCAAGGTCACCATCGGTGTTCGCGTCAGCGAAGAAGAAGAATACGAAGGCCTCGATATCGGGGAGCATGGCCAGGAAGCCTATCCGGACTTCCAGGGTTCAACCAAGGGCTAA
- a CDS encoding P-II family nitrogen regulator, translating into MKLVKAIIKPFKLEEVKEALAEIGIEGMTVTEVKGFGRQKGHTEIYRGSEYTVDFLPKVMVDIAVADDIVAKTVETIAKAAKTGKIGDGKVFVLPIDEVVRIRTDEKGDGAL; encoded by the coding sequence ATGAAACTCGTCAAAGCTATCATCAAGCCCTTCAAACTCGAAGAAGTTAAGGAAGCTCTCGCTGAAATCGGCATCGAAGGTATGACGGTTACCGAGGTCAAAGGCTTCGGTCGTCAGAAGGGGCACACCGAAATCTATCGTGGAAGTGAATACACGGTTGATTTCCTTCCAAAGGTCATGGTCGACATCGCAGTTGCCGACGACATCGTCGCAAAAACGGTTGAGACAATCGCAAAGGCAGCCAAAACCGGTAAGATCGGTGACGGTAAAGTCTTTGTTCTCCCAATCGACGAGGTGGTTCGTATCCGCACCGACGAAAAGGGTGACGGCGCTCTCTAA
- a CDS encoding uracil-DNA glycosylase: MMRAQLEAVIDELKTLRAEGVSSVYLEEQTIADLKAKAGTVEAVAPSTAPAPVAKVSTLPSPPENQPNLLASWKSESDVPEKPKAATKPAVKKDANIPDWIKPIPAPTAFDIPEGDKQTQWNWLRDKIFNDPICREHVRLEKGKKVVFGVGNLDADVFFCGEAPGADEEIQGEPFVGKAGQLLDKIIAATGLKRDLVMIGNIMNWRPEHDKPYGNRPPTETEIAYCLPHLEAQVEIVKPKVIVALGATAAHGLLGYDPERTVGRTRGKWMEFKGIPLILTYHPSYLLRNNTNRSKRMVWEDMLLVMDKIGLEISEKQRGYFAEK; encoded by the coding sequence ATGATGCGAGCGCAACTGGAAGCAGTTATCGATGAACTCAAGACCTTGCGGGCTGAGGGAGTTAGCTCCGTCTACCTGGAAGAGCAAACCATCGCAGACCTCAAGGCAAAAGCAGGCACTGTCGAAGCTGTGGCACCATCAACGGCTCCAGCTCCAGTCGCCAAAGTATCTACCCTGCCCTCGCCTCCCGAAAACCAGCCCAATCTCCTGGCCTCATGGAAAAGTGAAAGTGACGTCCCAGAAAAGCCAAAGGCAGCAACCAAGCCAGCCGTCAAGAAGGACGCCAATATCCCCGACTGGATCAAACCAATCCCGGCACCAACTGCATTTGATATTCCCGAAGGTGACAAACAAACCCAATGGAACTGGCTACGGGATAAAATTTTTAACGACCCGATTTGTCGGGAACACGTGCGCTTGGAAAAAGGCAAGAAAGTCGTGTTTGGCGTAGGCAATCTTGACGCGGATGTTTTCTTTTGTGGAGAAGCACCAGGAGCCGATGAGGAAATACAAGGCGAACCCTTTGTCGGCAAAGCTGGTCAGCTCCTTGATAAAATCATCGCTGCCACCGGGCTGAAAAGAGACCTGGTCATGATAGGCAATATCATGAACTGGCGCCCGGAGCATGATAAACCTTATGGTAACCGTCCGCCAACTGAGACGGAAATCGCCTACTGCCTACCGCACCTTGAAGCTCAAGTGGAGATCGTAAAGCCCAAGGTGATCGTCGCCCTTGGAGCCACCGCAGCACATGGCCTGCTCGGATATGATCCGGAACGCACCGTGGGACGGACCCGCGGCAAGTGGATGGAGTTCAAAGGCATCCCACTTATCCTGACTTACCATCCATCTTATCTATTACGCAATAACACCAACCGCAGCAAACGCATGGTCTGGGAAGACATGCTGCTAGTCATGGATAAAATCGGCCTGGAGATCAGCGAGAAGCAGCGAGGTTACTTTGCCGAGAAATAG
- a CDS encoding HAD-IIIA family hydrolase: MSNKALFLDRDGTIIVDVHHGHDPDGVVLIPGAKDALGRAIELGYKLFLFTNQSGIGRGFFKMEDAIACNEKTIELLGFGPDVFSAICIAPEHPDDTPVYRKPEPRFILESIEQFSLEPTQCFMIGDRISDWKAGLNAGIGAVALESGKDIPDEASQFIKENKVGRFPDLTAFVATLV, from the coding sequence ATGTCGAACAAAGCACTTTTTCTGGATCGTGACGGAACGATTATTGTAGATGTCCATCATGGCCATGACCCGGATGGAGTTGTCCTGATCCCAGGAGCGAAGGATGCACTTGGGCGGGCAATCGAGCTCGGCTATAAGCTCTTTCTATTCACCAACCAAAGTGGAATTGGCCGGGGCTTTTTCAAGATGGAAGATGCCATTGCCTGTAACGAGAAAACGATTGAGCTGCTTGGCTTTGGGCCCGATGTCTTCTCCGCGATCTGCATCGCCCCGGAACACCCGGACGACACTCCGGTTTACCGGAAACCCGAACCGCGCTTCATCCTGGAAAGCATAGAACAGTTTTCCCTTGAGCCAACGCAGTGCTTCATGATCGGTGATCGCATCAGTGACTGGAAAGCCGGCCTCAATGCGGGAATCGGTGCCGTCGCACTTGAATCCGGGAAAGACATTCCGGATGAGGCCAGCCAGTTCATCAAAGAAAACAAAGTTGGGCGCTTCCCGGACCTCACTGCCTTTGTGGCCACTCTGGTCTAA
- a CDS encoding Xaa-Pro peptidase family protein produces MPKQTKTAKLLYAASESSADSLYFSQAFVPDPFIALGIGSKRIGVVSMLEYSRLAKASALTDLFSLEEMRDEAERKFKVKSASPADIVRLLARRFGFTEVQVPYDFPAGLAEELKERKIKVQTVAGTLFPQRIKKTADEAEKLKQGNAASAAGIRAAERAIRASKVQKNGKLHLNGKVLTSERLRTIIDMACLEKGAVASHTICAGGRQACDPHEGGHGPLRAGELIIVDVFPRVTATGYHGDMTRTFLKGRATESQRALVETVREAQKRSLDALKGGVSGKAVHRAGADYFETCGYKTEQIDGVWQGFIHSTGHGLGLEVHEEPRVSIKGNRLAAGTVVTIEPGLYYPDIGGCRIEDVAWIQKDGYELLSNYHYRWEIR; encoded by the coding sequence GTGCCAAAACAAACAAAAACCGCGAAGCTCCTTTACGCAGCCAGCGAATCCAGTGCGGACTCGCTTTATTTCTCGCAAGCCTTTGTCCCCGATCCATTCATCGCGCTTGGCATTGGCTCAAAGCGCATCGGTGTTGTCAGCATGCTGGAATACAGTCGCCTGGCCAAAGCCTCGGCATTAACGGACCTTTTCAGTCTGGAGGAAATGCGTGATGAGGCGGAGCGAAAATTCAAGGTCAAGTCTGCCTCTCCTGCGGATATTGTTCGACTGCTGGCGCGGCGATTCGGCTTTACCGAGGTTCAAGTCCCTTACGACTTCCCGGCCGGCCTGGCGGAAGAACTGAAAGAGCGGAAAATAAAAGTCCAGACAGTCGCCGGCACCCTCTTTCCCCAGCGCATCAAAAAAACAGCCGATGAGGCCGAAAAGCTCAAACAAGGCAATGCTGCCAGTGCCGCCGGAATTCGTGCCGCCGAACGCGCCATTCGTGCGTCGAAGGTGCAGAAGAACGGCAAGCTCCATCTCAATGGTAAAGTGCTAACCTCCGAGCGGCTTCGAACCATCATCGATATGGCTTGTCTGGAAAAAGGTGCCGTTGCCTCGCATACGATTTGTGCTGGCGGACGTCAGGCCTGCGATCCTCATGAAGGAGGCCATGGCCCGTTGCGCGCTGGTGAATTGATCATCGTCGATGTTTTCCCACGTGTTACCGCCACAGGTTACCATGGAGACATGACCCGCACATTCTTAAAGGGGCGTGCAACGGAATCACAACGAGCGCTTGTCGAAACGGTTCGCGAGGCACAGAAGCGTTCGCTTGATGCACTCAAAGGCGGTGTCAGTGGAAAAGCCGTCCACCGGGCAGGTGCCGATTACTTCGAAACCTGCGGCTATAAAACCGAGCAGATCGATGGTGTCTGGCAAGGCTTCATCCACAGCACTGGTCATGGACTCGGGCTTGAAGTTCATGAAGAACCGAGAGTATCCATCAAAGGCAACCGCCTTGCGGCCGGAACGGTCGTTACGATTGAGCCTGGCTTGTACTATCCTGACATAGGTGGCTGCCGCATTGAAGACGTCGCCTGGATTCAGAAGGACGGATACGAACTCCTTTCCAACTATCACTACCGCTGGGAGATTCGGTAA
- a CDS encoding DUF192 domain-containing protein encodes MNSFVLRLLLLGSLIFVFAGCGDKAATAKPESVTVEPASAWFPVTVGDQSIKVQLALTDDEKQRGLMHRTGLAENEGMLFLFETPRKQSFWMKNTPTPLSIGYFTQDGVLREIYKMYPHDFTAVESRRTDIPFCLEMNQGWFADKKVRPGSQLNLDELRAAIKARGFEPVQFGL; translated from the coding sequence ATGAACTCATTCGTGCTTCGCTTACTTCTCCTTGGCTCACTCATTTTTGTGTTTGCCGGATGCGGTGACAAGGCCGCTACGGCCAAGCCAGAGTCTGTCACAGTCGAGCCAGCATCTGCCTGGTTTCCGGTCACAGTAGGAGATCAGTCGATCAAGGTGCAGCTCGCTTTGACCGATGATGAGAAACAACGAGGTTTGATGCATCGGACGGGTCTCGCTGAGAATGAGGGCATGCTCTTTCTTTTTGAAACGCCGAGGAAGCAATCATTCTGGATGAAAAATACGCCGACGCCGCTCAGTATTGGCTACTTCACTCAAGACGGTGTCCTGCGCGAAATCTACAAGATGTATCCACATGATTTTACCGCGGTGGAATCCCGGAGAACAGATATCCCATTTTGCCTTGAGATGAACCAGGGCTGGTTTGCCGATAAAAAAGTCCGCCCGGGTTCGCAACTCAATCTTGATGAGCTGCGTGCAGCGATCAAGGCACGCGGCTTTGAGCCTGTTCAGTTCGGTTTGTAG
- a CDS encoding PEP-CTERM sorting domain-containing protein (PEP-CTERM proteins occur, often in large numbers, in the proteomes of bacteria that also encode an exosortase, a predicted intramembrane cysteine proteinase. The presence of a PEP-CTERM domain at a protein's C-terminus predicts cleavage within the sorting domain, followed by covalent anchoring to some some component of the (usually Gram-negative) cell surface. Many PEP-CTERM proteins exhibit an unusual sequence composition that includes large numbers of potential glycosylation sites. Expression of one such protein has been shown restore the ability of a bacterium to form floc, a type of biofilm.) — protein sequence MKQFATLLAIGVLSTSMCPALVFFSEDFDYPDGVLTAVSGGNWTNFGGSTNELTVSSGQVALSQAAAQTEDVKRSFGTSITSGSVYASLDFSVNADSPASGGDYEYFVHFSTDTDPEFIPRVDIVAPNSGGDFTLGISFGPFAEVTWATDLLYSTTYNLVIRYNRDTELSTLWIDPTSESDTSITTIAQPGFNYNVNGLNLRQSTSSPEEIITVDNIFAGTTFADVAPIPEPSTYAALGGFIALGVALLRRTRR from the coding sequence ATGAAACAATTCGCAACCTTACTTGCCATTGGTGTCCTTAGTACCAGCATGTGTCCGGCTCTGGTCTTCTTTTCTGAGGACTTTGATTATCCGGATGGAGTCCTGACCGCAGTCTCGGGTGGAAACTGGACCAATTTTGGCGGTAGCACAAACGAGTTGACGGTGTCTTCAGGGCAAGTCGCCTTATCACAGGCTGCTGCGCAGACCGAAGATGTAAAACGCAGCTTCGGCACAAGCATCACATCCGGCTCTGTCTACGCAAGTTTAGACTTTTCGGTCAATGCTGACAGCCCGGCATCAGGGGGCGATTACGAGTACTTTGTCCACTTCAGCACTGACACAGATCCGGAATTTATTCCCCGAGTCGATATTGTTGCTCCGAATTCTGGTGGAGATTTCACCCTCGGCATCAGCTTTGGGCCCTTCGCTGAAGTAACCTGGGCGACAGATTTACTTTACAGCACAACATATAACCTTGTGATACGATACAATCGTGACACCGAGCTCTCCACCCTCTGGATCGATCCCACTTCAGAAAGCGATACATCCATCACAACGATTGCGCAGCCTGGCTTCAATTATAATGTAAACGGCCTCAATCTTCGGCAATCGACCTCGAGCCCGGAAGAAATCATAACAGTTGATAACATCTTCGCCGGTACGACTTTCGCGGATGTAGCGCCTATCCCAGAACCCTCGACTTATGCAGCCCTTGGTGGATTCATTGCTCTGGGAGTCGCGCTTCTGCGTCGCACTCGCAGGTAA
- a CDS encoding PEP-CTERM sorting domain-containing protein: MNKLTTLLAAGALCATTANAVTVLFEDFEDSTVGFTTSITESSDGFNDYFGRVGATGISVNANVEFTNIQGSGYFAAQDMDAAGTGDPAAPDGLATLTWSGLNITGLTSLDFSAFWAEDDDGSNQDWDSADDFVLVEYQIDAGGFQNLFAIENDGTQFNTAPQIDTDFNGIGDGAEITSVFTEYSALIAGTGSSLDLRITIDLNSGDEDIAFDNVTISGTAVPEPSTYAAIGGLVALGVVMLRRRFRK, encoded by the coding sequence ATGAATAAACTAACAACACTACTCGCGGCTGGGGCATTATGCGCGACGACTGCAAATGCTGTCACAGTTTTATTTGAAGACTTCGAAGACAGCACCGTTGGATTTACAACCTCGATTACGGAATCTTCTGATGGTTTCAATGATTACTTCGGACGAGTTGGAGCGACAGGAATATCAGTCAATGCAAATGTCGAATTCACGAATATACAAGGCTCGGGCTATTTCGCCGCACAAGACATGGATGCGGCTGGCACTGGCGACCCTGCTGCACCTGATGGCCTAGCTACGCTCACATGGTCAGGGCTCAACATTACAGGTTTAACATCACTGGATTTCTCTGCTTTCTGGGCCGAAGATGATGACGGAAGCAATCAAGATTGGGATAGTGCTGATGATTTTGTCTTAGTTGAGTATCAAATCGACGCAGGTGGATTCCAAAACCTTTTCGCAATCGAAAATGACGGCACTCAGTTCAACACTGCACCACAAATCGACACAGACTTCAATGGAATAGGTGATGGGGCTGAAATTACCAGTGTCTTCACTGAATACAGTGCACTTATCGCAGGGACCGGCAGCAGTCTTGACCTAAGAATTACCATTGATCTTAACTCTGGCGATGAAGATATCGCATTTGACAATGTAACAATAAGCGGCACCGCAGTTCCAGAGCCTTCAACCTACGCTGCAATTGGTGGTTTGGTTGCTCTTGGTGTAGTGATGCTCCGTCGTCGCTTCCGTAAATAA
- a CDS encoding SMI1/KNR4 family protein, translating into MDLLSLNEVQERLLEQYEMLDGEIPELNMNDSSIEQWQLDALSEDLGSSLPREFSESLLKYDFGELNVGGIFFGQTGDYIDFLKQSNLGSEPSCWWGNGERPSSVIMIGGTDGYVLLLDCSNGEIDAFRRGEDYTSKKLIAANFELLVRGAGTVHFGRKKADDKASFGNNVSSLCNAENEITFWSELAQGIT; encoded by the coding sequence ATGGACTTATTAAGTTTAAACGAAGTACAGGAAAGGCTTTTGGAGCAGTATGAAATGCTGGATGGAGAGATTCCTGAGTTGAATATGAATGACTCAAGTATTGAGCAGTGGCAGCTTGATGCTTTATCTGAGGATTTAGGTTCCTCTTTGCCAAGAGAATTTAGTGAATCTCTTTTGAAGTATGATTTTGGAGAACTAAATGTAGGTGGAATCTTTTTTGGTCAAACTGGAGATTACATTGATTTTTTAAAGCAATCAAATTTAGGCTCTGAACCTAGTTGCTGGTGGGGCAATGGAGAACGTCCTAGCTCTGTGATTATGATTGGAGGCACTGATGGCTATGTGCTCTTACTCGATTGTTCAAATGGTGAAATTGATGCTTTCCGCCGTGGAGAAGACTATACATCGAAGAAACTGATTGCAGCTAATTTTGAGCTACTTGTTCGAGGTGCGGGCACTGTTCACTTTGGACGAAAAAAGGCAGATGATAAAGCGTCGTTTGGCAATAATGTTAGTTCTCTTTGCAATGCAGAAAATGAAATAACATTTTGGTCTGAATTGGCTCAAGGAATTACGTAA